Proteins from one Lachnospiraceae bacterium KGMB03038 genomic window:
- a CDS encoding ABC transporter ATP-binding protein, with protein MSDFVIETRGLTKVYGEQTAVNSVNLHVRAGRIYGLLGRNGAGKTTIMKMILGLAPITSGEVDVFGQNIKGREKQIYPRIGAIIENPGFYPNLTGTENLKIFAEMRGIYHHNAVKSALEVVGLPYRDKKLFSKYSLGMKQRLGIANAILHDPELLILDEPTNGLDPIGIAEVRNFIKDLSVERGKTILISSHILSEISLLADDIGIIDHGVLLEESSMEELEKKNRKYILLQVSDASKASLLLEHEFHVKDYAMQDEHTLRLYDTALDVAAINKFLVMQDVAVIGSQLCHDTLEDYFKEITGGVGIA; from the coding sequence ATGAGTGATTTTGTAATTGAAACAAGGGGATTGACAAAGGTATATGGAGAACAAACGGCTGTCAATTCTGTTAATCTCCATGTTAGAGCAGGCCGTATATACGGGCTGCTTGGCCGCAATGGAGCAGGAAAAACCACGATAATGAAGATGATCCTGGGACTCGCGCCGATTACTTCCGGCGAAGTGGATGTGTTCGGCCAAAACATCAAGGGCCGAGAGAAACAAATTTATCCCCGCATTGGCGCAATCATTGAAAATCCCGGTTTTTATCCCAATCTGACCGGTACAGAGAACCTTAAAATTTTCGCTGAAATGCGCGGGATCTACCACCATAATGCGGTAAAAAGCGCCTTAGAGGTTGTAGGGCTTCCTTATCGGGACAAAAAGCTATTCAGCAAATATTCTCTTGGTATGAAACAGCGCCTTGGCATAGCCAACGCAATCCTGCATGATCCGGAATTGCTGATATTGGACGAGCCAACCAATGGGCTTGATCCCATTGGTATTGCCGAAGTACGCAATTTCATCAAGGATTTAAGTGTCGAGCGCGGTAAGACCATTTTAATTTCCAGCCATATCCTTTCTGAAATTTCTCTGCTGGCAGACGACATCGGAATCATCGACCACGGTGTATTGCTGGAAGAAAGCAGCATGGAAGAACTGGAAAAGAAAAACCGCAAGTATATCCTGCTCCAAGTGTCTGATGCGTCAAAGGCCTCTCTGCTTTTAGAGCATGAATTTCATGTGAAGGATTATGCCATGCAGGATGAACATACTTTGCGGCTTTATGACACTGCCCTTGATGTGGCGGCAATAAATAAATTTTTGGTAATGCAGGATGTGGCGGTTATCGGCTCCCAGCTTTGCCATGACACCCTGGAGGATTATTTCAAGGAGATCACAGGGGGTGTTGGGATTGCTTAA
- a CDS encoding ABC transporter permease: MWRLSAPSFAMTPWRIISRRSQGVLGLLKMLKIEFSKMRRRPFILIATLAAVILPAPISLLAARTGQGYDFLYKSVINLGQLMLLIPVLCIVAAMLFFEERDNNTLKSLKIVPVSMNMLASSKLIVLLVVSVLYSILAFVSTVVFSLIGHMTVEQFAIKLLFCIAAGIMVWVASLPCIALIVVFNRNYIFSVLCSFLYAVMGFIITNATIRTAAPNVFMILPVNVINRWLLPFFQNLDTASYPFDIGPSSVSTIFCVIYLLIYTVAFGWIICNRFRKWDN, from the coding sequence ATGTGGCGGTTATCGGCTCCCAGCTTTGCCATGACACCCTGGAGGATTATTTCAAGGAGATCACAGGGGGTGTTGGGATTGCTTAAAATGCTCAAGATAGAATTTTCTAAGATGCGGCGGCGTCCGTTTATCCTGATTGCTACTTTGGCTGCGGTGATTTTGCCTGCGCCTATCTCCCTCTTGGCGGCAAGAACCGGGCAAGGGTACGATTTTTTATATAAGTCTGTTATCAACTTGGGACAGCTTATGCTTCTGATCCCTGTCCTCTGTATTGTGGCGGCAATGCTGTTTTTTGAAGAACGCGATAACAACACATTGAAATCATTGAAGATCGTTCCTGTTTCGATGAATATGCTGGCTTCTTCAAAACTGATCGTGCTATTAGTTGTTTCTGTTCTCTATTCAATTTTGGCGTTCGTATCAACGGTAGTATTTTCGTTGATCGGTCACATGACGGTGGAGCAGTTTGCAATTAAATTATTGTTCTGTATTGCTGCGGGAATTATGGTATGGGTTGCCTCCCTTCCTTGCATTGCCCTTATTGTCGTATTCAATAGGAATTACATTTTCTCTGTATTATGTTCTTTCTTGTATGCGGTTATGGGATTCATCATTACTAATGCAACCATTCGGACGGCTGCTCCCAATGTTTTTATGATATTACCTGTAAACGTAATTAACAGATGGCTCCTTCCTTTTTTTCAAAATTTAGATACGGCAAGCTACCCATTTGATATAGGGCCAAGCTCGGTAAGCACAATCTTCTGTGTGATATATCTCCTGATATATACGGTGGCATTTGGTTGGATCATCTGTAATCGCTTTAGAAAATGGGATAATTAG